The following are encoded in a window of Flavobacterium cupriresistens genomic DNA:
- a CDS encoding PorP/SprF family type IX secretion system membrane protein, whose amino-acid sequence MKKLILVLLFCSTASFAQQDAQFTQYMYNPINVNPAYAGSRGVLSVFGLYRTQWVGLDGAPETSSFSVNTPVGNNVGLGVSLINDKIGPTNENNLSIDLSYSIQTSENAKLSFGLKGTGNIFKLDPTKLSTEDQGDPKFQDFKNKITPNVGAGVYWHSDKAYVGLSVPNFIETNRYDDNDVAIYKDKINYYFIAGYVFDLDGYETVKFKPAIMTKVVEGSPLQVDASANFMFNDKLVIGVAYRWSASVSALAGFQITDGLYLGYAYDRETTKLVNYNSGSHEIFLRFEFLNKYGRITSPRFF is encoded by the coding sequence ATGAAAAAGTTAATTCTAGTTTTACTGTTTTGTTCAACTGCAAGTTTTGCACAGCAGGATGCACAATTTACACAATACATGTACAATCCCATTAATGTGAATCCTGCTTATGCAGGATCACGTGGAGTACTGAGTGTTTTTGGTTTATATCGTACCCAATGGGTTGGGTTAGATGGAGCGCCGGAAACAAGTAGTTTTTCTGTAAATACACCAGTTGGTAATAACGTTGGGTTAGGAGTTTCATTAATTAATGATAAAATTGGTCCAACAAACGAAAATAATTTATCTATTGATTTGTCATATTCTATACAAACATCAGAGAATGCTAAACTTTCTTTTGGCTTAAAAGGAACTGGAAATATTTTTAAACTTGATCCAACTAAATTATCGACGGAAGATCAGGGAGATCCTAAATTTCAAGATTTTAAAAATAAAATCACACCAAATGTAGGTGCAGGAGTCTATTGGCATTCTGATAAGGCATATGTTGGTCTTTCTGTACCAAATTTTATTGAAACTAATCGCTATGATGATAATGATGTTGCGATTTACAAGGACAAAATCAACTATTATTTTATCGCAGGTTATGTATTTGATTTAGATGGTTATGAAACCGTAAAATTTAAACCTGCTATAATGACAAAAGTGGTCGAAGGTTCACCATTGCAAGTAGATGCATCGGCTAACTTTATGTTCAACGATAAATTGGTAATTGGAGTGGCTTACAGATGGAGTGCTTCGGTAAGTGCATTGGCTGGTTTTCAAATTACAGATGGTTTGTATTTGGGTTATGCTTACGATCGTGAAACAACCAAATTAGTGAATTATAATTCAGGATCCCACGAAATATTCCTGCGTTTTGAATTCTTAAACAAATATGGACGTATAACTTCACCAAGATTTTTCTAA
- a CDS encoding response regulator — MKMLIVDDQQLVLLSLEKLLSGLGYEVVSTDNIIDAITKYESEKPNLVIVDINMSNLSNTESINEHASGLEVVKHIKQIKKDNTPVMVLSGNTDEEVIIKGFDLGIDDYMKKPLSLSEIGARVKRLIGSTIEKSVTEKPNSKERYIQNKCIGVVIPCYNEETRLSSDEFKSFVHKNLGYHLCFVNDGSKDNTLAVLHELTKEKEEYISVYDCEKNGGKAEAVRLGMLHLAKQNQFDYIGFLDADLSTNFDDFQDLADTIYNSKYKLVFGSRISRMGADITKQSARAIISKTINYIIRKILGMEINDTQCGAKIMTREIIEKTFNEKFITKWVFDVEIFMRMKKIYGSSKTQDLILEKPLNRWIHMDGSKLSFKDSIKIIGQIGQIALHYR; from the coding sequence ATGAAAATGCTAATAGTAGATGATCAGCAATTGGTTCTGTTGTCTTTAGAAAAATTGCTAAGTGGTTTAGGATATGAAGTTGTAAGTACAGACAATATAATAGATGCCATTACCAAATATGAAAGTGAAAAACCAAATTTAGTTATTGTTGACATTAATATGTCTAATCTTTCTAATACAGAATCTATAAATGAGCATGCGTCTGGTCTAGAAGTAGTCAAGCATATTAAACAAATAAAAAAAGACAACACTCCTGTAATGGTTTTATCTGGTAATACTGACGAAGAAGTCATTATAAAAGGTTTTGATTTAGGTATTGATGACTACATGAAGAAGCCTTTGAGCTTAAGCGAAATTGGCGCAAGAGTAAAAAGATTAATAGGCTCTACCATTGAAAAAAGTGTTACGGAAAAACCCAATTCGAAAGAGCGGTATATCCAAAACAAGTGTATTGGAGTTGTTATTCCGTGTTATAACGAGGAAACTCGTTTGTCTAGTGATGAATTTAAATCTTTTGTACATAAAAATTTAGGATACCATTTGTGTTTTGTAAACGATGGAAGTAAAGACAATACATTAGCCGTCTTGCATGAATTAACAAAAGAAAAAGAAGAATATATTAGCGTATATGATTGCGAAAAAAATGGTGGAAAAGCTGAAGCTGTCCGCCTGGGAATGTTACACTTGGCCAAGCAAAATCAATTTGATTACATCGGTTTTTTAGACGCCGATTTATCCACCAATTTTGATGATTTTCAAGATTTGGCAGATACTATTTATAACTCTAAATACAAATTAGTTTTTGGTTCCAGAATTTCAAGAATGGGAGCTGACATCACCAAACAATCTGCAAGAGCTATCATTAGCAAAACGATAAATTATATCATCAGAAAAATTCTTGGAATGGAAATTAATGATACACAATGTGGCGCCAAAATAATGACAAGAGAAATCATAGAAAAAACTTTTAACGAAAAATTCATAACAAAATGGGTTTTTGATGTAGAGATTTTTATGCGAATGAAAAAAATATATGGCTCTTCAAAAACTCAGGACTTAATTTTAGAAAAACCTTTAAATCGATGGATTCACATGGATGGCTCTAAATTATCATTTAAAGATTCTATAAAAATTATTGGTCAAATTGGCCAGATTGCACTCCATTATAGGTAA